A portion of the Desulfuromonadaceae bacterium genome contains these proteins:
- a CDS encoding 3-hydroxyacyl-CoA dehydrogenase/enoyl-CoA hydratase family protein yields the protein MRQINRAAVLGAGVMGATIAAHLANAGLDVLLLDIVPRELTDAEQQAGLTLASPQVRNRIAANGLKAVIQMKPAAFQHQQFARQIEIGNFEDDATKLQDCDWIVEVVIENMAIKKRLFAETVVPHLSAGAILSTNTSGLSVNEMAKDLPPEVRKNFLVTHFFNPPRYMRLLEVVGCSETDPALLTDMADFLSRRLGKGIVYAKDTPNFIANRIGVYAMYNGMQHMVDMGMTVEEVDTVAGPATARPKSAVFKTADLVGIDTLAHVGNNSYEHLTEDEEREVFKVPDYVTKMVAAGRLGNKSKQGFYLKENTAEGRKISYLDYTDDTYKPITKPKFASVEAVKMIDDPAQRLKMVVAGNDQAAEFAWRTLRDSLIYTVKRIPEIADDIVNVDNAMKWGFNWELGPFEMLDAIGVKAFVKRAEKDGVAVPEVLKSVESFYRFEGGKKQFYDLIAGEYREIEPVEGEINLQILKKAGNVVEKTGNCSLLDLGDGVFGLEFHSKMNAITGDILAMTHKAIKRAEQEGVGLVIGNQGGNFSVGANLMLMAVALAEGAFEDIDMAVRAFQKATIAVKYAKIPVVAAPFNMTLGGGCEFSLHADAITAYAETYMGLVEIGVGLLPAGGGTKEMCLRAVNLAKQYDTDVTPFIFKNFQNIGMAKVSMSAAEMRDLGYLREGDSITMNFDRLLADAKQKVLALATNYRPGKPEEAIPAPGRSVAASIKSQLWNLSQGGFATEYEAVMGGVIADVITGGDVPAGTLITEQYLLDLEREGFLKLCGHKKTAERIQHMLKKGKPLRN from the coding sequence ATGAGGCAAATCAATCGAGCGGCCGTTCTCGGCGCAGGGGTGATGGGTGCAACCATTGCCGCCCATCTTGCCAATGCAGGGCTTGACGTGCTGTTGCTTGACATTGTCCCGCGAGAGTTGACCGACGCGGAACAGCAGGCGGGGCTGACCCTTGCGAGCCCGCAGGTGCGCAACCGGATCGCAGCCAATGGGCTGAAGGCGGTGATCCAGATGAAGCCGGCGGCGTTTCAGCATCAACAATTCGCCCGGCAGATCGAAATCGGCAATTTCGAAGACGACGCCACTAAACTGCAGGATTGCGACTGGATCGTTGAGGTCGTCATCGAAAACATGGCAATCAAAAAACGACTCTTTGCCGAAACGGTTGTCCCGCATCTCTCTGCCGGTGCGATCCTGTCGACCAACACCAGCGGCCTGTCGGTCAATGAAATGGCCAAAGATCTCCCCCCCGAAGTGCGCAAGAATTTTCTGGTCACGCATTTCTTTAATCCGCCACGTTATATGCGTCTGCTCGAAGTCGTCGGTTGCAGCGAAACCGACCCGGCACTGCTCACCGATATGGCTGACTTCCTTTCCCGCCGACTCGGCAAGGGGATCGTTTACGCCAAGGACACCCCGAATTTTATCGCCAATCGCATCGGTGTCTATGCCATGTATAACGGCATGCAGCACATGGTCGACATGGGGATGACGGTAGAAGAAGTCGACACGGTCGCCGGTCCGGCGACCGCCCGTCCGAAAAGCGCGGTGTTCAAGACTGCCGACCTGGTCGGGATCGACACCCTGGCACACGTGGGAAATAACTCCTATGAACACCTCACCGAGGACGAAGAACGTGAGGTGTTCAAGGTTCCTGACTATGTGACCAAAATGGTCGCAGCCGGGCGGTTGGGGAATAAATCGAAACAGGGGTTTTACCTTAAAGAGAACACAGCCGAGGGGCGCAAGATCTCTTATCTTGACTACACCGATGACACTTACAAACCGATCACCAAGCCGAAGTTCGCCTCGGTCGAAGCGGTTAAAATGATCGACGACCCGGCGCAACGGCTGAAAATGGTGGTTGCCGGTAACGATCAGGCGGCGGAATTTGCCTGGCGCACCCTGCGCGATTCCTTGATCTATACGGTCAAACGGATTCCCGAAATTGCTGACGATATCGTCAATGTCGATAACGCCATGAAGTGGGGGTTCAACTGGGAACTCGGGCCGTTCGAAATGCTTGATGCGATCGGCGTGAAGGCGTTTGTTAAACGTGCCGAGAAGGATGGCGTCGCCGTCCCGGAAGTGCTGAAGAGTGTAGAGAGCTTCTACAGGTTCGAGGGTGGCAAGAAGCAGTTTTATGATCTGATCGCCGGCGAGTACCGCGAAATAGAGCCGGTTGAGGGGGAAATCAACCTTCAGATCCTCAAAAAAGCGGGGAACGTCGTTGAAAAAACCGGAAACTGTTCGCTGCTCGATCTCGGCGATGGCGTGTTCGGCTTAGAATTCCATTCGAAGATGAATGCGATCACCGGCGATATTCTGGCGATGACCCACAAAGCGATCAAGCGGGCCGAGCAAGAAGGGGTCGGTCTGGTGATCGGCAATCAGGGGGGCAATTTTTCGGTCGGTGCCAATCTGATGCTGATGGCGGTCGCGCTGGCCGAAGGGGCTTTTGAGGATATCGACATGGCGGTGCGCGCCTTCCAGAAAGCGACCATAGCGGTCAAATACGCCAAAATCCCGGTGGTGGCAGCCCCCTTCAACATGACTCTGGGCGGCGGATGCGAATTCAGTCTGCATGCTGACGCGATCACAGCTTACGCGGAAACCTACATGGGGCTGGTTGAGATCGGCGTCGGACTCCTCCCGGCTGGCGGCGGCACCAAAGAGATGTGCCTGCGGGCGGTTAACCTGGCCAAACAGTACGACACCGACGTCACCCCCTTTATCTTTAAAAATTTCCAGAATATCGGTATGGCCAAGGTGTCGATGTCGGCGGCAGAAATGCGGGATCTCGGCTACCTGCGTGAAGGGGATTCGATCACCATGAATTTCGACCGGTTGCTCGCCGACGCCAAGCAGAAGGTACTCGCTCTGGCGACCAACTACCGTCCCGGCAAGCCGGAAGAGGCGATCCCGGCACCCGGGCGCAGCGTTGCGGCGAGCATCAAGAGCCAGTTGTGGAACCTCTCTCAGGGCGGTTTTGCGACCGAGTACGAAGCGGTCATGGGCGGAGTGATAGCCGATGTTATCACCGGCGGCGATGTGCCGGCCGGAACCCTGATCACCGAGCAGTATCTGCTCGATCTTGAACGGGAAGGTTTCCTGAAACTGTGTGGCCATAAAAAGACCGCCGAGCGGATCCAGCACATGCTCAAAAAAGGGAAGCCGCTCCGTAATTAA
- a CDS encoding acetyl-CoA C-acyltransferase, which produces MSSAYILAAYRTPGCRAKKGKFKDTRPDDLAAAAIRGLIERTGIDAIEVDDILVGCAFPEGEQGMNFARTAAMKAGVPYQVPAQTINRFCSSGLQSIATAAERIMAGFADCIIAGGAESMSMVPMGGNKYSANPSLVGEWPESYASMGITAELVAAKYGINRADQDAFAVASHLKAAAAIKAGRFTNEIIPVEVEQVVLEKNKVKKQRETVSIDDGVRDDTTLEGLARLKPAFKLDGSVTAGNSSQMTDGAAAVLVVSEAYMKKLAIDPIARFIAFAVKGVPPELMGIGPLEAIPAALKMAGLKQSDLGLIELNEAFAAQSLAVIRELGLDPEIVNVNGGAIALGHPLGCTGAKLSATLLAEMGRREAKYGMVSMCIGGGMGAAGIFEKL; this is translated from the coding sequence ATGAGTTCAGCATACATTTTGGCAGCTTACCGAACCCCGGGCTGTCGCGCAAAAAAAGGGAAGTTTAAAGATACGCGTCCTGACGATCTGGCCGCCGCCGCAATCAGGGGATTGATTGAACGAACCGGAATCGACGCCATTGAAGTCGATGATATTCTTGTCGGTTGCGCCTTTCCGGAAGGGGAGCAAGGGATGAACTTTGCGCGGACCGCCGCAATGAAAGCAGGCGTACCATATCAGGTGCCAGCCCAAACCATCAATCGTTTCTGCTCTTCCGGCCTGCAGTCAATCGCGACTGCTGCTGAGCGGATTATGGCCGGATTTGCCGATTGTATTATCGCCGGTGGCGCCGAGTCGATGAGTATGGTGCCGATGGGGGGGAACAAATACAGTGCCAATCCGTCTTTGGTGGGTGAATGGCCGGAAAGTTACGCTTCGATGGGGATCACCGCCGAACTTGTCGCTGCAAAATACGGCATCAATCGCGCCGATCAGGATGCGTTCGCAGTGGCGAGTCATCTTAAAGCCGCCGCTGCCATAAAAGCCGGCCGATTTACGAATGAAATCATCCCGGTTGAAGTTGAACAGGTCGTGCTGGAAAAGAACAAGGTTAAGAAACAACGTGAAACCGTATCGATTGACGATGGTGTGCGGGACGATACGACCCTCGAAGGACTCGCCAGACTGAAGCCGGCGTTCAAACTCGACGGGAGCGTTACCGCCGGAAATTCGTCGCAGATGACTGACGGTGCGGCGGCTGTATTGGTGGTGTCCGAGGCTTATATGAAGAAACTTGCCATCGACCCGATCGCCCGCTTTATCGCTTTTGCGGTGAAGGGTGTCCCGCCTGAACTGATGGGAATCGGTCCGCTTGAAGCGATTCCGGCGGCGCTGAAAATGGCCGGTCTGAAGCAGAGCGATCTCGGTCTGATCGAATTAAACGAAGCATTCGCGGCACAATCGCTGGCGGTGATTCGCGAGCTCGGGCTCGATCCGGAAATCGTCAATGTCAACGGCGGAGCGATCGCTCTCGGGCATCCACTTGGTTGCACCGGCGCCAAACTGTCGGCGACGCTGCTGGCGGAGATGGGGCGTCGGGAGGCGAAATACGGCATGGTGTCGATGTGTATCGGCGGCGGTATGGGCGCGGCCGGCATTTTCGAAAAACTGTAG
- a CDS encoding acyl-CoA dehydrogenase family protein — MSERIYKGGEYLVAEVGCDEVFTPEEFTDEQKQIAETTEQFVTNEILPHLEEIDNQNFDLVVEGMRKCGELGLLMLDAPEEYGGLELDKATSMLVGEKIAPSGSFSVAFACHTGIGTLPLVYYGTPAQKEQYLDKIISGEWITAYCLTEPGSGSDALGASASATLSEDGKHYLLNGTKQFITNGSFAKLYTVFAKIDKQHFTAFLVERDFEGLVVGAEEKKLGIKGSSTTQIILDNCKVPVENVLGEIGKGHKIAFNVLNVGRFKLGAGVTGAAKMALVEGIKYANERKQFGKTIGSFGAIQEKIADLSADIFAAESLVYRLAGLLDTKLATIEKGIDNYYEEYQKGIEEYAPECAISKVYCSEVLGHTVDEVLQIHGGYGFVSEYPAERFYRDERINRIFEGTNEINRLLIPGMILRKSMKGELPLQKEAMKAFESLMTPSFEEIDDTVLLAREKALLKNLKTLFLILSGAAVQKFMDKLADQQEILLAAADISIQIFALESAVLRAEKNYAAASAAKRELLLAAVKVCAFSATEIISTAARKGAFYVEEGDTLTMILSGIRRFAKYDASGLLAAKRTLANAALESEKYLF; from the coding sequence ATGAGTGAACGGATCTATAAAGGGGGCGAATATCTGGTGGCAGAAGTCGGTTGCGACGAGGTCTTTACCCCCGAGGAATTTACCGACGAGCAGAAGCAGATTGCTGAAACAACCGAGCAGTTTGTCACCAATGAAATCCTCCCGCATCTGGAGGAGATCGATAATCAGAATTTTGATCTGGTGGTCGAAGGGATGCGCAAGTGCGGCGAACTCGGGCTGTTGATGCTCGATGCGCCGGAGGAGTACGGCGGGCTCGAACTCGACAAGGCGACCAGCATGCTGGTCGGAGAAAAAATTGCCCCCTCCGGCTCGTTTTCTGTCGCCTTTGCCTGCCACACCGGTATCGGCACCTTGCCCCTGGTCTATTACGGCACGCCGGCCCAGAAAGAGCAGTACCTGGACAAAATCATTTCCGGCGAGTGGATCACCGCCTACTGTCTGACCGAGCCCGGTTCCGGCAGCGACGCCCTCGGCGCCAGCGCATCGGCAACCCTCTCTGAAGACGGCAAGCATTACCTGTTGAACGGTACCAAACAGTTTATCACCAACGGCTCGTTTGCGAAGCTCTACACGGTCTTTGCCAAGATCGACAAACAGCACTTTACCGCATTTCTGGTTGAGCGCGATTTCGAAGGGCTGGTGGTCGGTGCCGAAGAGAAAAAACTCGGGATCAAGGGCTCCTCGACCACCCAGATCATCCTCGATAACTGTAAGGTGCCGGTGGAAAACGTGCTCGGTGAAATCGGCAAGGGGCACAAGATCGCTTTCAACGTCCTCAATGTCGGTCGCTTCAAGCTCGGTGCCGGGGTGACCGGCGCGGCGAAGATGGCTCTGGTCGAAGGGATCAAATACGCTAACGAGCGCAAACAGTTCGGCAAGACGATCGGTTCGTTCGGTGCCATTCAGGAAAAGATCGCCGATCTTAGCGCCGATATTTTTGCCGCAGAATCACTGGTCTACCGGCTGGCCGGGCTACTCGACACCAAGTTGGCGACGATCGAAAAAGGGATCGACAACTACTACGAGGAGTATCAGAAGGGGATCGAGGAATATGCCCCGGAGTGTGCGATCTCCAAGGTCTACTGCAGTGAGGTGCTGGGGCACACCGTCGATGAAGTGTTGCAGATCCACGGCGGTTACGGCTTTGTCAGTGAGTATCCGGCCGAGCGTTTCTACCGGGATGAGCGCATCAACCGGATTTTTGAAGGCACCAACGAAATCAACCGGCTGCTGATTCCGGGGATGATCCTGCGCAAATCAATGAAGGGTGAACTGCCGTTGCAGAAAGAAGCAATGAAGGCGTTCGAGTCGCTGATGACGCCGTCGTTCGAGGAGATCGACGACACTGTCCTGTTGGCGAGGGAGAAGGCGCTGCTGAAAAATCTCAAGACCTTGTTTTTGATCCTCTCCGGTGCGGCAGTGCAGAAGTTCATGGACAAGTTGGCCGATCAGCAGGAAATCCTGCTCGCCGCCGCTGATATTTCGATCCAGATCTTTGCCCTCGAAAGTGCCGTGCTGCGGGCCGAGAAAAACTATGCGGCGGCCAGCGCCGCGAAACGCGAATTGCTGCTGGCGGCGGTCAAGGTGTGCGCTTTTAGTGCCACGGAAATCATCAGTACCGCCGCCAGGAAGGGTGCCTTCTATGTCGAGGAAGGCGATACCCTGACGATGATTCTCAGCGGTATCCGGCGTTTTGCCAAATACGATGCCAGCGGCTTGTTAGCGGCCAAGCGCACGCTGGCGAATGCGGCCCTGGAATCGGAAAAATACCTGTTTTAA
- a CDS encoding MBL fold metallo-hydrolase, with protein MIRQHTVATPYMVGDCHFYTTELAGELVLFDTGPPTISAWETLCREVDLSRLKHIFLTHWHIDHCGQVGKIQAASGATVYLSELDALKLHHQQQRLQLLKHELTKMGFDDEFQQRLYEQGSHVGLFSEPPEHYQVLEFSPQVQQLGVDYLHCAGHSQSDLIFLLGESAISGDILLANIFQSPLLEIDLRTFAGRFDNYAAYCASLVKFRQLRGRNVLPGHRYSATRIDAVVSFYVAKLRERAAHLAQFAVGTPVSRIVATLFGELLDNPVVTYLKASEILFMQDYLTRPHLLDEALTAFGLTEN; from the coding sequence ATGATCCGTCAACATACTGTAGCGACCCCCTATATGGTCGGGGACTGCCACTTCTACACCACTGAGCTGGCGGGGGAACTGGTGCTGTTCGATACCGGACCGCCGACGATTTCCGCCTGGGAGACGCTCTGTCGGGAGGTTGACCTGTCACGACTCAAGCACATTTTCCTGACCCACTGGCACATCGATCATTGCGGTCAGGTCGGTAAAATTCAGGCGGCCAGCGGCGCGACGGTTTATCTGTCAGAACTCGACGCACTGAAACTGCACCATCAGCAGCAGCGTCTGCAACTGCTGAAGCACGAACTGACGAAGATGGGGTTTGACGACGAGTTTCAGCAACGGCTCTACGAACAAGGGAGCCATGTCGGCCTTTTTTCGGAGCCGCCGGAGCATTATCAAGTGCTCGAATTTTCGCCGCAAGTGCAGCAGCTTGGGGTCGATTATCTGCACTGTGCCGGACATTCGCAGAGTGACCTGATTTTTCTCCTCGGCGAGAGCGCGATCAGCGGCGATATCCTGTTGGCGAATATTTTTCAGTCGCCGCTCCTCGAAATCGACCTGCGCACCTTTGCCGGACGTTTCGATAATTACGCCGCCTACTGTGCCAGTCTGGTCAAGTTCCGACAGCTGCGGGGGCGCAACGTACTGCCTGGCCATCGCTACAGTGCCACCAGGATCGACGCCGTCGTCAGTTTTTATGTTGCCAAATTACGTGAACGGGCAGCGCATCTGGCACAATTCGCGGTCGGCACGCCGGTGAGCCGGATTGTCGCGACGCTCTTCGGCGAATTACTGGACAATCCGGTGGTGACGTATCTGAAGGCCTCCGAAATTCTGTTCATGCAGGACTATCTGACCCGGCCCCACTTACTGGACGAAGCTTTAACCGCCTTCGGGCTGACAGAAAATTAA
- a CDS encoding FAD-dependent oxidoreductase, producing MSADPLFTPITINQMKIANRIYMPAMHLNMCRNYQVTEQLLAFYAARARGGAGMITVGYASVDELAANPMHIGAHDDKFIPGLTRLANTIKENGARASVQLNHAGRYNHSMLLGGKQPVGPSATASRLTGETPHALSLDEIAATIASFAAAAGRVKQAGFDAVEILCGTGYLVSSFLSPATNQRTDDYGGSPAKRMRFGLDVVRAVRAEVGSEFPLLVRVNGNDFMPNGIGREPLREFVRQLEAAGADAFCVNVGWHESRVPQIQTKVPRGVYAYLARSIREVVTVPVIASHRINDPQIARELLNEGSCDMVAMGRALIADPELPEKARTGREREIVHCVACAQGCFDHLFEMRAVECLCNPRAGHELQENFSRAETPKAVLVIGGGPGGMSAALAASERGHRVTLVEQSNRLGGQLLLAGAAPGRAEFVQLATDLAQQVAISAIELRLGTRADRALVEQLQPEVVIMATGGAALTPPIPGAELSHVVQAWDVLSGKVEVGRNVVIIGGGAVGVETALELAEQGTLSADALKFLLVHEAADLAELRTLATHGTRKVVVLEMLDKLGANFGKTTRWVMLDDMQRYGVETLTGAKALEITAQAVKAEHCGKVVEFSADTVVLAAGTRPVNPLQQELEGKGVVCHVIGDAKRPAMVFDAVHQGYATGRKL from the coding sequence ATGTCAGCAGACCCATTGTTTACCCCGATCACGATCAACCAGATGAAAATAGCGAACCGCATCTACATGCCGGCGATGCATCTGAATATGTGTCGCAACTATCAGGTGACCGAGCAGCTGCTGGCTTTTTACGCCGCACGGGCGCGAGGCGGGGCGGGGATGATCACGGTCGGGTATGCTTCGGTCGATGAGCTGGCGGCCAATCCGATGCACATCGGCGCCCACGATGACAAATTCATTCCGGGACTGACCCGCCTGGCGAACACGATCAAGGAAAACGGCGCGCGCGCCTCAGTGCAGCTCAACCATGCCGGGCGCTATAACCATTCGATGCTGCTCGGCGGCAAACAGCCAGTCGGTCCTTCCGCAACTGCTTCGCGGCTGACCGGCGAGACCCCGCATGCGCTGAGCTTGGACGAAATTGCCGCGACGATCGCCAGTTTCGCGGCGGCGGCAGGCAGGGTCAAGCAGGCCGGCTTCGACGCGGTTGAAATTCTCTGTGGCACCGGTTATCTGGTCAGCTCTTTCCTCTCCCCGGCGACCAATCAGCGTACTGATGACTATGGTGGCAGCCCCGCAAAGCGGATGCGTTTCGGACTCGATGTGGTGCGCGCGGTGCGGGCGGAAGTGGGTTCCGAGTTCCCGCTGCTTGTGCGGGTCAACGGCAACGATTTCATGCCGAACGGCATCGGGCGGGAGCCGCTGCGTGAATTTGTCCGCCAGCTCGAAGCCGCCGGGGCGGATGCTTTTTGTGTCAACGTCGGCTGGCACGAATCGCGGGTGCCGCAGATTCAGACCAAGGTGCCGCGCGGGGTTTATGCCTATCTGGCCCGCAGTATCCGAGAGGTGGTCACGGTACCGGTGATCGCCAGTCATCGGATCAACGATCCGCAAATTGCGCGGGAGCTGCTGAACGAGGGCAGCTGCGACATGGTCGCCATGGGACGGGCGCTGATCGCCGACCCGGAGCTGCCGGAAAAAGCGCGCACCGGTCGGGAACGGGAGATCGTCCATTGCGTCGCCTGTGCCCAGGGATGTTTCGACCACCTGTTTGAAATGCGCGCGGTCGAATGTTTGTGCAACCCGCGCGCTGGTCATGAGTTGCAGGAAAATTTTTCCCGGGCCGAAACGCCGAAAGCGGTGTTGGTGATCGGCGGCGGGCCGGGCGGGATGAGTGCGGCGCTGGCAGCGAGTGAGCGGGGACACCGGGTGACGCTGGTTGAACAGTCGAACCGACTCGGCGGGCAGCTGCTGCTGGCGGGGGCAGCGCCGGGGCGCGCAGAATTTGTCCAGCTCGCCACCGATCTGGCGCAGCAGGTGGCAATCTCGGCGATTGAACTGCGCCTCGGCACTCGCGCCGATCGGGCGCTGGTCGAGCAACTTCAGCCGGAGGTGGTGATTATGGCGACCGGCGGTGCCGCCCTGACCCCGCCGATCCCCGGCGCCGAGTTATCACATGTGGTGCAGGCCTGGGATGTCCTTTCCGGCAAGGTCGAGGTCGGCCGCAACGTGGTGATCATCGGTGGCGGTGCGGTCGGGGTGGAAACGGCGTTGGAGCTGGCCGAACAGGGGACGCTATCGGCAGATGCGCTGAAATTTCTGCTGGTGCACGAGGCCGCCGATCTCGCCGAACTGCGAACCCTGGCGACGCACGGAACACGCAAGGTGGTGGTGCTGGAAATGCTCGACAAGCTCGGTGCCAATTTCGGTAAAACCACCCGATGGGTGATGCTCGACGACATGCAACGCTACGGGGTCGAAACGTTGACCGGGGCAAAAGCTCTGGAAATCACCGCGCAAGCGGTCAAGGCTGAACATTGCGGGAAAGTGGTCGAATTCAGTGCCGACACGGTGGTGTTGGCGGCCGGCACCCGCCCGGTCAATCCGTTGCAGCAAGAGCTCGAAGGCAAGGGGGTTGTTTGCCATGTCATTGGTGACGCGAAACGCCCGGCAATGGTCTTCGATGCGGTGCATCAGGGATATGCAACAGGCCGTAAATTGTAA
- a CDS encoding enoyl-CoA hydratase, producing the protein MMTLADNDALIDVAAAGGVLRIGINRPAKFNAINRQMYSDMAAALQRAEQDDSMRVVLIHGTADCFTSGNDLRDFAQDPPTGQDSPVFHFLAAISQATKPLVAAVNGPAIGIGTTMLLHCDLVYAGESAKFQTPFVNLGLCPEAASSLLLPQLIGHARAAEMILLGQPFSAARACEAGLVNDVFPGNKVFQHALTQAQQLAKQPPAAVRLAKRLLKQSTAATVPAVMAEEGQLFLERLASPEAAEALAAFFAGRAADFSRFR; encoded by the coding sequence ATGATGACGCTTGCTGATAATGATGCGTTGATCGATGTCGCGGCCGCTGGCGGGGTGCTGCGCATCGGAATTAATCGCCCGGCCAAGTTCAACGCCATCAACCGTCAGATGTACAGCGACATGGCGGCGGCGCTGCAACGCGCCGAGCAGGATGATTCAATGCGGGTGGTGCTGATTCACGGCACCGCCGACTGTTTCACCAGCGGCAACGATCTGCGCGATTTCGCCCAGGACCCGCCGACCGGCCAGGACAGCCCGGTCTTTCATTTTCTCGCCGCCATCAGCCAGGCGACCAAACCGCTGGTCGCCGCCGTCAACGGGCCGGCCATCGGCATCGGCACCACCATGCTGCTGCACTGCGATCTGGTCTATGCCGGGGAGAGCGCAAAATTTCAGACCCCGTTTGTCAACCTTGGCCTCTGCCCGGAGGCCGCGTCCAGCCTGCTGCTGCCGCAATTGATTGGTCATGCGCGCGCCGCCGAAATGATTCTGCTCGGCCAGCCGTTCAGCGCCGCCCGCGCCTGTGAAGCGGGGCTGGTGAACGATGTTTTTCCGGGCAACAAAGTTTTTCAGCACGCCCTGACGCAGGCGCAACAGTTGGCCAAACAGCCACCGGCAGCGGTGCGGCTGGCGAAGCGGCTGCTGAAGCAAAGCACCGCCGCGACCGTTCCCGCCGTGATGGCGGAAGAGGGACAACTCTTTCTGGAACGCTTGGCGTCGCCGGAAGCGGCCGAGGCGTTGGCAGCGTTTTTTGCCGGGCGCGCGGCCGATTTTTCGCGGTTTCGGTAG
- a CDS encoding acyl-CoA dehydrogenase: MKLFNPKSYWREHADARSREIVERTIAFFETKGLAQIKADDQAMVWYEDFLAFIKDEQIFATLLTPAEYGEGDAVRWDTWRLSEFNEVLAFYGLCYWYAWQVTILGLGPIWMGDNEALKRRTAQLLRDGGVFAFGLSEKDHGADLYSSAMTLHPQGDGTYLARGSKYYIGNGNCAALVSTFGKIADSGEYVFFVVATDHPAYECVKKIDTSGVRQAYVAEFALHDYPITTADMLSRGELAWNSSLNTVNIGKLELGCAAVGMATHAFYEALNHAAGRTLYGGLVTDFPHVRKLFTEAYARLTAMKLFAWRAADYLRNATDDDRRYLLYNPIVKMKVTGQGEQVVGMLHDVIAAKGFEQDTYFEMAIRDIGMLPKLEGTEHVNMALIIKFVRNYFFAPLDYPDLPRRNEAGDDNYLFRQFTGGLGKVRFPDYRRPYARIELPNVLIFRAQLELFRRLLQDAPPDAQQSANIDYMLAAGELFTLIAYAQLILENSRIYALDDDLLEQIFTFLVKDFSAFALRMLLDHKNSAAQEELFRQMIKQPELDDARFERVWNGQVLALRDCYSS, from the coding sequence ATGAAGTTGTTCAATCCGAAAAGCTATTGGCGTGAGCATGCCGATGCCCGGTCGCGGGAGATCGTGGAACGGACGATCGCATTTTTTGAAACCAAGGGGCTGGCGCAGATCAAGGCCGACGATCAGGCGATGGTCTGGTATGAGGACTTTCTGGCATTCATCAAGGACGAACAGATCTTTGCCACCCTGTTGACCCCCGCCGAGTACGGGGAGGGCGACGCGGTGCGCTGGGACACATGGCGGCTCAGTGAGTTCAACGAAGTTCTCGCATTCTATGGACTCTGTTACTGGTATGCCTGGCAGGTGACGATTCTCGGCCTCGGCCCGATCTGGATGGGGGATAACGAGGCGCTGAAGCGGCGCACGGCGCAGCTGCTCCGTGACGGCGGGGTCTTTGCCTTCGGCCTGTCGGAAAAAGACCACGGCGCCGATCTCTACTCCAGCGCGATGACCCTCCACCCGCAGGGCGACGGTACCTATCTGGCGCGGGGCTCCAAATATTATATCGGGAACGGCAACTGCGCGGCGCTGGTCTCGACCTTCGGCAAAATTGCCGACAGCGGTGAGTACGTCTTCTTTGTCGTCGCGACCGATCATCCCGCCTACGAGTGCGTGAAAAAGATCGACACCTCGGGTGTGCGGCAGGCCTATGTCGCCGAGTTTGCCCTGCACGATTATCCGATCACGACCGCCGACATGCTTTCGCGCGGCGAACTGGCCTGGAATTCGTCGCTCAATACCGTCAATATCGGCAAGTTAGAACTCGGCTGCGCGGCGGTCGGTATGGCCACCCACGCCTTTTACGAGGCGCTCAACCACGCCGCCGGTCGCACCCTCTACGGCGGCCTGGTGACCGACTTCCCGCATGTACGCAAACTGTTTACTGAAGCCTACGCGCGCCTGACGGCGATGAAACTCTTCGCCTGGCGCGCGGCTGACTATCTGCGCAATGCCACCGACGACGACCGCCGCTATCTGCTCTATAACCCGATTGTCAAGATGAAGGTGACCGGTCAGGGGGAGCAGGTGGTCGGCATGCTCCATGATGTTATCGCCGCCAAAGGCTTCGAGCAGGACACCTATTTCGAGATGGCGATCCGCGATATCGGTATGCTGCCGAAGCTCGAAGGGACCGAGCATGTCAACATGGCGCTGATCATCAAGTTCGTGCGCAACTATTTCTTCGCGCCGCTCGACTATCCAGATCTCCCCCGGCGCAACGAGGCCGGGGACGATAATTACCTTTTCCGCCAGTTTACCGGCGGTCTGGGCAAAGTCCGCTTTCCCGATTATCGCCGCCCCTACGCCAGGATCGAACTGCCGAATGTGCTGATCTTCCGCGCACAGCTCGAACTCTTCCGTCGTCTGCTCCAGGACGCGCCGCCGGACGCTCAGCAGAGCGCCAATATCGATTATATGCTCGCCGCCGGCGAACTCTTCACCCTCATCGCCTACGCCCAGCTGATTCTGGAGAACAGTCGCATCTATGCGCTCGACGACGATCTGCTCGAACAGATCTTCACCTTTCTGGTCAAGGATTTCTCGGCCTTTGCGCTGCGCATGCTCCTCGATCACAAGAACAGCGCCGCACAGGAAGAACTCTTCCGCCAGATGATCAAGCAGCCGGAGCTTGACGATGCCAGGTTTGAACGGGTGTGGAACGGCCAGGTGCTGGCGCTACGGGATTGTTATTCCTCCTGA